The following are from one region of the Aspergillus luchuensis IFO 4308 DNA, chromosome 4, nearly complete sequence genome:
- a CDS encoding uncharacterized protein (COG:K;~EggNog:ENOG410PHJM;~InterPro:IPR036864,IPR001138;~PFAM:PF00172;~TransMembrane:3 (o239-256i277-300o312-332i);~go_function: GO:0000981 - DNA-binding transcription factor activity, RNA polymerase II-specific [Evidence IEA];~go_function: GO:0008270 - zinc ion binding [Evidence IEA];~go_process: GO:0006355 - regulation of transcription, DNA-templated [Evidence IEA]), whose amino-acid sequence MALSPRAAPEPNLGRRRLQHSSSQQQQHEPPDHRARARMQDVSFAMASSERTPSPSVKRGKKACTECRQQKAKCDAYLNPSQACSRCLKLNIQCVISDPFRREHKRKRLSELEQETDELRRRLRYTQPDPSRPSPIAMLTAAAEMGVNPATADGDLIFHAQPHTPPVEGSQHILPSPGIGPSLPGPEMVSGVRAPDATEPRSLNNVYLTGSEIDELFQIFFHQYASFLPILDPETTPNVYYTQSLFLFWSIVGIASRTYSKNPTLLIALARTVNEMAFLSIVSGSSAWHSIQGLLLVLTWPFPKDANMADVTFPLSGMLLHIAMQNGLHIPMSSHEFSKRKRLPAPSEVEMIRRSELWAHCVIVYQRACVIKGQPPRSLKNLEPDGEMKHSLFQRISPSLVLELKCEDLKTRCSTAVLELGVRDISPEQERSLDILLRAYDDQALDLEAQAFSAYDRFATSMCRLSIQIFHLFRNPNSFSSGCLAALTTAACDTISSIHNLGQSMAGFATSPIQMNYALLLASSALLRVLKGPHWATMDVDKAKSSYFTAINLAKQMSVENFDIAAKTVMVLSQLWNSTKAFRKADGSEYLALRIRSRLVVSPVIDTVWWWREEFDPLFYSTASSQSNAPEGTDASRDNPGTSGTAPGGSTDRPDFSYFDEQFQADFEWALTDEFLFAPTEPYGPL is encoded by the exons ATGGCGCTATCTCCGCGTGCTGCTCCGGAGCCAAATCTTGGCCGCCGGCGTCTCCAACATTCATCAtcgcaacaacagcagcatgAGCCACCGGATCATAGAGCTCGAGCCCGCATGCAAGACGTATCATTTGCCATGGCATCTAGCGAGCGAAC ACCTTCACCATCGGTGAAACGAGGTAAAAAGGCCTGCACTGAGTGTAGGCAGCAGAAG GCAAAATGTGACGCCTACTTGAATCCCAGTCAGGCGTGCTCGCGTTGCTTAAAATTGAACATCCAATGTGTTATATCGGATCCCTTTCGCCGGGAACATAAACGCAA GCGACTCTCCGAGCTCGAGCAAGAGACAGACGAGCTGCGACGAAGATTAAGATATACACAACCTGACCCTTCTCGACCCTCGCCCATCGCGATGCTAACGGCCGCGGCTGAGATGGGAGTTAACCCAGCAACTGCCGATGGCGACTTGATCTTCCATGCTCAGCCGCATACACCCCCAGTTGAAGGTTCGCAACACATATTACCTTCCCCTGGAATAGGACCGTCGTTACCAGGACCAGAGATGGTTTCTGGTGTACGTGCCCCTGATGCAACAGAGCCCCGTTCGCTGAACAACGTTTACCTTACCGGAAGTGAGATAGACGAGCTCTTCCAGAT ATTCTTCCATCAATatgcttccttccttccaatCCTTGACCCAGAAACCACACCAAACGTGTATTATACGCAGTCACTATTTCTGTTTTGGTCAATAGTCGGGATTGCATCCCGAACCTATTCCAAAAACCCAACCTTGCTAATCGCTCTTGCACGCACTGTGAACGAAATGGCCTTCCTCTCGATTGTATCGGGAAGCTCAGCGTGGCACAGCATTCAAGGGCTGCTGCTAGTTCTAACGTGGCCATTCCCGAAAGATGCCAATATGGCGGACGTGACGTTCCCATTAAGCGGCATGCTTCTACACATTGCCATGCAGAACGGTTTACATATCCCGATGTCCAGTCATGAGTTTTCTAAGAGAAAGAGACTTCCTGCCCCATCAGAAGTAGAAATGATCAGACGATCAGAGCTTTGGGCTCATTGCGTTATCGTTTATCAGCG TGCGTGTGTAATAAAAGGACAACCCCCTCGCTCATTGAAGAATCTAGAACCCGACGGCGAAATGAAACATTCGTTGTTTCAGAGGATTTCTCCGTCGTTGGTACTTGAACTGAAGTGTGAGGATCTAAAAACTCGCTGTAGTACAGCAGTACTGGAGCTCGGGGTTCGGGACATATCTCCTGAACAAGAGAGATCGCTCGATATACTCTTAAGGGCGTATGATGACCAAGCGCTTGATCTGGAGGCGCAGGCTTTCTCAG CGTACGATAGGTTTGCTACGAGCATGTGTCGTTTGAGTATCCAAATATTCCATCTCTTCCGAAATCCCAATTCGTTCTCATCAGGTTGTCTTGCAGCTCTGACGACAGCCGCTTGTGACACCATTAGTAGCATACACAATCTGGGACAAAGCATGGCCGGCTTTGCTACTTCTCCCATCCAGATGAACTATGCCCTGCTTCTAGCGTCCTCGGCCCTTTTACGGGTACTGAAAGGCCCACATTGGGCTACCATGGATGTTGACAAGGCTAAGTCATCTTATTTCACTGCAATCAACTTGGCCAAGCAAATGTCAGTTGAAAACTTTGATATCGCGGCCAAGACGGTCATGGTATTAAGTCAACTATGGAATAGCACCAAAGCGTTCCGCAAGGCAGATGGGAGTGAATACCTCGCGCTTCGGATTCGCAGCCGGTTGGTTGTCAGCCCTGTTATCGATAcggtgtggtggtggcgagAAGAGTTCGACCCCCTGTTCTATAGCACGGCCAGTTCCCAAAGCAATGCCCCAGAAG GAACCGATGCAAGCCGCGATAATCCAGGGACTTCAGGGACCGCACCTGGAGGCTCTACGGACCGGCCAGATTTCTCGTATTTTGACGAGCAATTCCAGGCGGATTTTGAATGGGCGTTGACGGATGAGTTTCTCTTCGCTCCCACCGAACCGTATGGACCGCTGTAA
- a CDS encoding uncharacterized protein (COG:S;~EggNog:ENOG410PRV4;~InterPro:IPR007011;~PFAM:PF04927), giving the protein MSALAQNESELTGGGPIRGGAAATAQSLAMKQMNFDEKLEALSRKPQSHITQEDARELHAAEGRAFNKAPGPGSVSAQVRSIADRNEALGVPAIPGEASVYITKDDAREAQHAESTIYGGKSPRGGIAAKMQSAADKIEHAYRG; this is encoded by the exons ATGTCTGCTTTGGCGCAGAACGAGAGCGAATTGACCGGTGGTGGGCCGATCAGAGGTGGAGCAGCAG CGACGGCACAAAGCCTTGCAATGAAGCAGATGAATTTCGATGAGAAATTGGAGGCTTTATCGCGGAAGCCACAGAGCCACATTACACAGGAGGATGCTCGAGAACTTCACGCGGCGGAG GGTCGCGCCTTCAACAAGGCACCTGGTCCTGGGTCCGTCTCCGCGCAGGTCCGATCGATAGCAGACCGTAACGAGGCCCTTGGGGTCCCTGCTATACCAGGAGAGGCTTCTGTGTACATTACTAAGGATGATGCGAGGGAGGCTCAGCATGCTGAATCGACAATATATGGCGGAAAAAGCCCTCGCGGTGGGATTGCGGCAAAGATGCAG AGTGCTGCTGACAAAATCGAACATGCATATCGTGGTTAA
- a CDS encoding GFA family protein (COG:S;~EggNog:ENOG410PMVZ;~InterPro:IPR011057,IPR006913;~PFAM:PF04828;~go_function: GO:0016846 - carbon-sulfur lyase activity [Evidence IEA]) — translation MPLSGHCLCKAVTYTVDVDAPLIVGYDHCDDCQRQSGSTYSLVAVVPKDKLTVNGPIKKWSGTGSSGHAVHRLFCSDCGSPIAHDPDAAPEIIALKAGTFDTEIKKNLKPVCSAIPCNSPPY, via the exons ATGCCTTTGTCCGGCCACTGCCTGTGCAAGGCTGTCACTTACACTGTGGACGTCGACGCACCCCTCATCGTGGGGTACGATCATTGTGACGACTGCCAGCGTCAAAGCGGGTCAACCTACT CTCTAGTTGCCGTTGTCCCCAAGGACAAATTGACGGTCAATGGACCCATCAAGAAGTGGTCTGGAACGGGATCCTCCGGCCATGCGGTGCACCGTCTCTTCTGTTCGGATTGTGGCTCACCCATCGCGCACGATCCCGACGCGGCCCCAGAGATCATTGCCCTGAAAGCTGGTACTTTTGACAcagaaatcaagaaaaacCTCAAGCCCGTATGTTCTGCGATCCCGTGTAATAGCCCCCCTTACTGA